From Alteromonas sp. BL110:
CGTCCACCTCTTGGGTAATGCGGCGGCTTTGCGACACAATGCGTTTATCAATATCGGCAAGAACGAAATAGTATTGCGAGAGATCAGCACCGAATATACGGCCTTGCTCACGCAAGCCCTGCAGTTTCTGCGGGACGATCACATTCAGAAGCTGTGCTAGGTGCGACACCATGCGACGGTGATCAAAGCTCTTCACACCGTGGGCGTTTAGCGTTGCACACTCTTCACGGGCGCGTTCCCAGGTGTCAGATAGACCTGTCCCCGCTTGCGCAGCTATTAGCTGATCAAACCTTTCTACATAAGCTCGTACATCGCTCAATAAGTTTTCCCGTTCCTGAAGCTGGCTTTGTACCTCCGAGATACGCTGACTAATACTGACATCATCGTGCTTAATTTCTGCTGTTTCGTCTCCAGCCTGAAGCGTTAGCTTAGCTAACGACTTACTCAACGTTTTAACTTGCTCTAAATGTTCGCTGGCAGTTTTGAGCGTACTTTCAAGCTGTGCATGCTGCTCTTGAAGTTGCTCGCGATTAGCTTTATATGTGGCTTGTTTGCTTGCCAAATCACGCTCTGATTCACCCAATAGTTTACGCGACTTAGACAAGCCTTCTTGCCAAATCACCTTTTGCTTAGTAAATACGTTTGTGTACCAACGTTCATAGTCAGCCACTTTATGACGATGCGTTTCAGTGCGTGTAATATTTTCTTTAAGTTTATTAATTTGCTTTTTAAGCTGACCTATTTCATCAACATCCACACCGCGATTGCTTAATTCGCTTTCTAGCCAATCTTGCATATCTTTTCGGTCTTGGGCAGCACTCTCCTTCGCTTTTCGCATATCGTTATCAAGCTGAGAAATACGCGCCTCACTGTCGGCAATAAGCTGCTGCCAGTGAAATTTGTGCTCGGTTTCCGCTTCACGCTGCTGGTCTTTGATTTCGTCTCGGCTAAGCTCAAACTGCGCCTTCGCCTGCTTTTGCGACTGCTGATTAGCTTCTAACTTAGTTTTGGCTTTTTGCTTACGTGCAGAAAGCGCTTGTTGGTATTCACTGAGCACCGTATCGCGGTCCTGCTGTGCCCGCTTACGACTGGCTTCCGCGCTCTTGACTGCGTTGTCTTTCTGGGTAACCACAAGCTCTGCGTTACGCACGTCTTCGTTGGCTTTTGCTAAACGCTGTTCACATTCGTTTTGCGCGGCAAGGGCGGCAGCCTGACGTATTTCAGCTTCTTGCAATTGCTGTTTGAGTGCTTGTTCAGTGAAGGCGTAGTCAGGGGTATCCAATTCAGTAAGCGCTAACTTAACGCCCATGAAGGTATCACTAGCGCTTTGTGCATCCTTTGCCATTACAGGGGCTAAATCAGTGCGCTCGAGTAGCTCCGGACGAATAACTTTACCTAAGGATAATTCCCAGTCGTCTACATTGGCGCGCAGGAACTCAAGCAACGCGCCTTCGCCGGGGTAAAGAAGCGCATTAATTTTATTAACCGCTTTTTCATCTTGTTGAAAGGCGTTGCGCGCTTTGTCTAACGCATTCGAACATTCTTTGCGAAATTCTACTGATTTACTGTGTGCTTGTTGCGCTTGTCGTAATTCGCCACGTGCCGAATCTTCATTAATAGAGGCTTCTTTTATAGCCGCGTCTAAAATGTCTAGCTGAGATTGCTCAAACTCGTTATAGCCTGCGTTACTAAGTGAAGCTTTAAGCTCAGCCTCCGCTACTTTCAGATCATTTAAACGATTCTGGTAATCATGCTGTAGCGTACTTAGCTGGCTGTTGTAATCGCTTTGTATTCGACTTAACGCTTCACGCTCGCTCTGCTGTTGTTCAGCTTTGTTTTCTGCAGCTTCCTGTCTAGCTGCAGACATTTCTTCCAAAGTAATTGAAAGCTTTTCACCTAGCTCAGCTAAGCGCTTGTTGTAGGCTGACTCAATGTCCTGGTGCTTTTCAGTGAGCAAAACGTAACGACTGTCGGCCATGGCTTTTTCATTTTGCCACTGCGCTAGATTTGCAACGTCTTCTTTAAGCTGCTCAATATTTTCGTCTTGCCACTTGTCGAATTCACGCTCTACCGTATCCAGTTCGCTAGTAAACTTTTCCACATCGGCGCGAGCAGAAGAAATAACTTGGTTTAAATGATCGCGGGTATCACCCCATTCACTGTCCGTTTGTTTTCGCTGGAAGCTATTTTCATCAAGCTCGTTCTTGGTAGTTTCAACCCGCGCTGCTAAATATGTCTTATCGAGTTCAAAGCTATGCTTAAGATTAGCAAGCACTTGCTCGGTACTTGTTAGCGCCATGTCCGCTTGCTCGAGTTTAGAAAACTCAGGGCGAATTTTGTCGAACTGCTTAATTAGATGACACTCTTTAATCCAGTCATCAACCCTATGGCGGCTAAGACCTGAAGTTGGTGGCGTAACGCCATCTTCTTCTAAAATAGCGGCAATCATGGCTTTAATGGTTTCCATTTTGCCTTCTTTAGAGTGCACCGCTTTTGCCAACTTTTCTATGTGGCGCATATGCTTTGAAGGTTCGCACAAACTAAAGATTTTGGCGTAGCCTAATAATTCGCGCGCATTGTTACTTTGGTTGAGCACACCTTGGTCGTTTTGAATGATTGCGCGGAAGTCTTTGGTATTCAGTAAGCTCGTTACCAGTATATTATTGCGCTTCATGGCGCGTGCAAGCTTTGCGCTACTCACACTGGCGTGCTTGCCATTCTTTTGTTCTATTAGATAGTCACCAATTTCAAACGGCTTACCAATTAAACGGTAATTTACACCGGTTCCGTTTGAGCTTAATACAGCTTGGCATAGGTCGCCTTCAGCGCGTGTATATTCATAGATAATAAAACTAGATAGGCGCGGTAAGTACCAGCGTTCAAAGCTATCGCGGGTTGCCGGTACCACACGACTAGGGTATTCGCCGTAAAACACGGGAATAAGTCGCTGAAGCGTGGTTTTACCCGACGCATTGGTACCACAAATATTGGTGTGTCCATCAAGCTTTAGCTCGACTACGCCCGGTAAATGCGTGTCGATAAGAATAATACGTTTTAAGCCTGCCATAGTGTTCCTGTATCAATAACTCTGCCGCGTGAATCCTCACACAGCACAAAATAGTGCCTGCTTAGGTATACAAAAATTCTGTATATCGAATAGAAGCCGAGCACATGCGCACGATGTAGCCCGTCAGTGTATTATGAATTCACGAATTTGCACAGATGCGCGGTGATTTGTTGGTTACAAAGCATGCTATGGCTTTAAGAACGTTTCATGTTTCTCTCTTTCGAGGTTTGCCCCGCTTCAAATTAAAAATAAAAAATTCAATAATATTTCTAAATAGACTAACTTTTACACTTGCTGGTCGACCAATTTTAAAACATCTTATTAACCAATGATAAACATTTGGTAAAAGCCGTGTCTACGAACAACAAAAACGAAAACGTCTTACAAGAAACCCTAATAGTACTTTTTTACTTCTTTTTAATTGCATTGGTTGTGACAGCTGTATCGGCCTGTGGAGGTAGCTCTAAAAGTAATACACCCGATCAATCTGTTTCTGTACCTGATTCTCAAGGTGGTGGAGAAACGCCCACTGAAGAACAAGCAGAATTTACCCTAGTGTCTGAAATCCTGCTCAGTGCCCCGGGCGCTGCAAACGCTAGCGAAACCTACGAATCAATCGAGAACGTGTTTGGAGAAGGCAGCATAGAAGCACCCGACTTGTTCGTTGGCGATCATACTTCTACGCCGCATATTTTAGAGGAAACCGATAGCGTTGTAGGCCCCCACTTTGTGTTTTTAGCCCACCGAGATGACGACTTTAATAAAGGTGTTCAGTCTGACCGTCAGCGCAACGAGATAAAAACTTATGATAAAAGCGATGACGAAGTACTCGGGTTCGAAGGGGACACTATGCAGTTTGAATGGTATTTCTATGTCGCCAGCGATATGTCTTTAACCAGTAAGTTTAGCCACTTCTTCCAGCTTAAAGCACGAAACGACAGTGAAGATAATAGTAATGGTAACGACGATCAGCCCGTTATTACCCTTTCCGCTGTCGAAAAAGACAGTTCCGGTAAAGAACTACAAGTAAGACACAGTGTAGGGTTTAACTCTGACGGTTCTCGCACCAGCGATGTCTATTTAGTTCGAGCAAACTGGAGCGATATCGCCGATGAGTGGGTTAAGGTATCTGTGCAAGCAACCTTTTTAGATGAAGGCAACTTCACCATGCAAATAACCCGCGTTAGCGACGACGCTACTATAGTAGATATTAACGAAACAAATATAGATATGTGGCGCGGTGTATCTAATGAGGACTTCATCCGCCCTAAGTGGGGTATTTACCGCTCTACCGCTGAAATAGATAAGTTACGCCAACAGGAAGAACGAGTGAAGTTTGCTAACTTCGTTATTAGAAAAGGTACGCTTTGATTTGCAATTGAAGCTACTCAATCGATGTTTTCACTTTAAGGGATACTGGGAGTAGTCGAAAAACGTTTTCAGGTGTTCTTTTAAAAATGGCGGTAAGCAATACACAGGTTTACTTACCGCACTCATTTAGCTTTGACAGTGTGTTTTTAAACTATCACGTGGGAAAGCGCTATTATGCGCCTTCCAACCACTACTTTACCTATTTAACAGCTAGTACATTCACAGACTCTGGCGCGGGGTACATCATGCTGAAAGTCGGCGCAATGTCACCCGAGGCTGAATTTAAAATGTTATCGAAGCGAAGGATCATACCGTTTGATTTTTCCGCGACGTAAACATGACCGTTGCTGAGCATCAGA
This genomic window contains:
- a CDS encoding ATP-binding protein, whose amino-acid sequence is MAGLKRIILIDTHLPGVVELKLDGHTNICGTNASGKTTLQRLIPVFYGEYPSRVVPATRDSFERWYLPRLSSFIIYEYTRAEGDLCQAVLSSNGTGVNYRLIGKPFEIGDYLIEQKNGKHASVSSAKLARAMKRNNILVTSLLNTKDFRAIIQNDQGVLNQSNNARELLGYAKIFSLCEPSKHMRHIEKLAKAVHSKEGKMETIKAMIAAILEEDGVTPPTSGLSRHRVDDWIKECHLIKQFDKIRPEFSKLEQADMALTSTEQVLANLKHSFELDKTYLAARVETTKNELDENSFQRKQTDSEWGDTRDHLNQVISSARADVEKFTSELDTVEREFDKWQDENIEQLKEDVANLAQWQNEKAMADSRYVLLTEKHQDIESAYNKRLAELGEKLSITLEEMSAARQEAAENKAEQQQSEREALSRIQSDYNSQLSTLQHDYQNRLNDLKVAEAELKASLSNAGYNEFEQSQLDILDAAIKEASINEDSARGELRQAQQAHSKSVEFRKECSNALDKARNAFQQDEKAVNKINALLYPGEGALLEFLRANVDDWELSLGKVIRPELLERTDLAPVMAKDAQSASDTFMGVKLALTELDTPDYAFTEQALKQQLQEAEIRQAAALAAQNECEQRLAKANEDVRNAELVVTQKDNAVKSAEASRKRAQQDRDTVLSEYQQALSARKQKAKTKLEANQQSQKQAKAQFELSRDEIKDQQREAETEHKFHWQQLIADSEARISQLDNDMRKAKESAAQDRKDMQDWLESELSNRGVDVDEIGQLKKQINKLKENITRTETHRHKVADYERWYTNVFTKQKVIWQEGLSKSRKLLGESERDLASKQATYKANREQLQEQHAQLESTLKTASEHLEQVKTLSKSLAKLTLQAGDETAEIKHDDVSISQRISEVQSQLQERENLLSDVRAYVERFDQLIAAQAGTGLSDTWERAREECATLNAHGVKSFDHRRMVSHLAQLLNVIVPQKLQGLREQGRIFGADLSQYYFVLADIDKRIVSQSRRITQEVDGDLSLDGVSDSAVKIRSRISELEFWPELEQFRKLYEHWMEEGANELPEEEYGQSMRRVLDILGRAALTGGISKLLDIELHLREGNSDLVIRTDRQLNESSSHGMAYLILCKFLLAFTRLLRGDADATVHWPIDELGTLHQNNVKKIFEACQNNNISVVGAFPNPESEVLTLFENRYLIDKVTRQLQVVQPKASSIGARIKLKKEAEKNSEVAGKETSA
- a CDS encoding heparin lyase I family protein translates to MSTNNKNENVLQETLIVLFYFFLIALVVTAVSACGGSSKSNTPDQSVSVPDSQGGGETPTEEQAEFTLVSEILLSAPGAANASETYESIENVFGEGSIEAPDLFVGDHTSTPHILEETDSVVGPHFVFLAHRDDDFNKGVQSDRQRNEIKTYDKSDDEVLGFEGDTMQFEWYFYVASDMSLTSKFSHFFQLKARNDSEDNSNGNDDQPVITLSAVEKDSSGKELQVRHSVGFNSDGSRTSDVYLVRANWSDIADEWVKVSVQATFLDEGNFTMQITRVSDDATIVDINETNIDMWRGVSNEDFIRPKWGIYRSTAEIDKLRQQEERVKFANFVIRKGTL